ACAGTTAGTATTAATGAGATGGAACAATTGTGACGCAGAAATGGAGCTCGTCCGGAGACTGTGACAAACTTCTTGCGACCGTGTTAAGTCCGGCGGATTTAACCGAGGTTAGTCCACAAACTTGCGGCCGAAAATCCCGGACCTCTTGAAGGAGTTTCACGACACGTTGGCAGCGGGGGAAAGAGGAATTGGGCACAGGAATTCGTTGCTGATCGTTTAAGAAACAGAAAAGAACAGAACAGTACAGAACAAGATAACAAGGTCAAGTCACcgaaagaaaaaaaattaattaacCGCCCAGCCCCCACTCCAAGTTCCaagcagcagcaacagcagcaCAACTTCCCGAACAGAACTCTTTTATCTGCAAAAATGGAACAAACGAACGATACCGAAGAGGACAAACGGTTCACCCGATAACTAAGCAAGGTAAGTAACGTGCTTAGAAGCTACACATCTTCGGACGTAATTAGGTCTGATCGTTTGACATGCAAACATGCAAACAAGATAGAAGGAAATTTTATTACACTCGTTTCTCAATCTCGAATGTATAATTCTTTTCTCTTCTGAATCCCTATTGTCTTGACAAGAATCACCGTATAAACAGATCATCTCTTGCTTTGTTATACGCGCATATGTACGTTTTGTAGATCCTTAACTTCAACTTCTCGGAAGTATCCTTTTATTGTCTCGAGACAACTTGTATAAATATCTATCctttttattgaaaaaaaataagttACAACTACTATTATTGTAGATTGAATTGTTGCACTAACACTCCACCACCAGACATTCAAGGAAGTACAACTTTATAGACAAAAAGAGAAGCATAAAATACAACAATGTCTGACCCTATACAAGAGACAGTCACCTCAATTGTCTCGGAAGTTGTTGAAGCTGCTTCAGAAATCACATCTTCCATCGTCAACACTGCCACCGCGGCAGCCACCCAAGTTGCATCTGAAATTCTAAATGAAAAAACTAATcaatcatcatcttcattggTTGTACAACTATTCAATTGTCTGGAATTCGCCATATCATACTTCTTATCCTTACCATTATTCCACAAAATCTCTATAATCTTCATCACTCCATTCCTTTACTCTATAACATGGCAATTACTATACTCCATGAGGAAAGATCGTCCACCAATGGTTTTCTACTGGATCCCATGGGTCGGTTCTGCTGTCACATACGGTCAAAGACCCTACGATTTCTTCGCTGATGCTCAAAAGAAACACGGAGATATCTTCtcattcttattattaggTAAAGTTATGACTGTCTATTTGGGTCCAAAGGGTCATGAATTTATCTTCAACGCTAAATTGGCTGATGTATCCGCTGAAGAAGCTTACTCTCACTTGACAACACCAGTCTTTGGTAAGGGTGTCATTTATGATGTTCCTAATCATCGTTTAATGgatcaaaaaaaattcgTTAAAGGTGCTTTGTCAAAGGAAGCATTCAAGACATATGTTCCATTGTTTAAAGAGGAAATCTTGAAGTATTTTAAAGATTCTAAAAATTTcgattataataataaggaaAAGACTGGAGAAATTGACGTTATGGTCACTCAACCTGAAATGACAATTTTCACTGCATCAAGAACTTTACTTGGTAAGGAAATGAGAGAAAAACTAAATACTAGTTTTGCTGGGTTATATACTGATTTGGATAGAGGGTTCACTCCAATTAATTTCGTCTTCCCAAATTTACCATTCTTGGCTCATTATAAGAAAAGAGATCATGCTCAAAGAACCATTTCGGATACTTATTTGAGTCTTATTAAGAAAAGACGTgctgaaaatgatattcaAGATAGAGATTTAATCGATactttaatgaaaaattctaCTTACAAAGATGGTGTCAAGATGACTGATAGAGAAATTgctaatttattaattggTGTCCTAATGGGTGGTCAACATACTTCTGCTGCGACTTCCGCTTGGGTTCTATTACATTTGGCTGAAAGACCTGATGTTCAACAAGAATTATATGACGAACAAATGCGTATTACAGAAAATGGTACAAAGGAATTGGATTATGAAACGCTAGAAAATATGCCTCTATTGAATCAAACTATTAAGGAAACTTTAAGGTTACATCATCCATTACATTCTCTTTTCAGAAAAGTTATCAGAGATATGCAAGTTCCAAATACTCCTTATGTTATTCCAAAAGGTTACCACGTCTTAGTCTCTCCGGGTTACACACATTTACAAGAACATTATTTCCCTGAACCAACTAAATTTAACATTCATCGTTGGGACAATGAcgcttcttcttcttactCAAATggtgatgaaattgattacGGGTTTGGTGCTATTACAAAAGGTGTTTCTTCTCCATATTTACCATTCGGCGGTGGTAGACATAGATGCATTGGGGAATTGTATGCTTATTGTCAATTAGATGTCATCATTAGTGAATTCATTAGACACATGAAATGGCGTTTTGCTGAAAAGGGTCAAACTGTACCAATCTCAGATTTCACTAGTATGGTCACTTTACCAACTGGTCCTGCAAAGATTATTTGGGAAAAAAGAGTTCcaaatgaaaaagtttaaaaattgttcaaaaaaCGATACAATAAACTTACAGCGcattaacaaaaaaaataacctCTTCAGATGTATGTATGTGAGAGAGACATATATGCTTTTTGCTCAactatttaattttttattcatatctgatcattatttaaaagtatatcatacgtatatatagacaagcaatatatttatatttatatttatttatccctgattaatttcttttctttcttttgaaatcaaGTGCGAGTAAGTATACATGGTCTGTTTTAAACGTagaacaaaaaagaagaaaccCAGGACGCTAAGAATTCCTGTACAACTTGCAATGACCAGCGAGATACATACCCTGTAGCCAGGGCCATGGTTCTGCTTCAGAATTACAGCCCAGTAGAAAGCAAGGCTACTTAAAAGTATGGCCATGATGGTAAGGAGGAACATCACGAAACGTTCGTTCTTGTTCAAAGTTAGTTTTCTTACTCCTTTGTGTGGCTTTTGGTCGTCGAGAGTAATTATTTTCGGCAACCGAAAATCGTAATTCTCAAACCATGCCTTTTTTTAGCCTTTTCCCTCCCTTCTTGCGAACTCCCAATTTCTTGTTCCAGAGTAGTAtgttcttttcaaaatttaacTTTCGTACTTCAATGGTTGGTGATGTAGTGGtcatttcaataaaaattaatcccagaaaataattttttaaagacAATGTGTTGGTTTATTTTCCCTTAATttgtgaagaagaaaaatgctgttcaaaatatgtattgtttattttccTCTAATTTgagaagagaagaaaggTAACTTCATGTTGGTAGctcaattttatttttatattaatgTTTTGTGTGTGATTACTGACAATCGATGCTCACAAAAGAATGACACCAAAAAACCACATAAATATTCCCGAGTAGTTGTTTCGAATGTGTCGCAGTTTCCCCTAAAAACGCGCCGTTAAATTGTAAGTCGCCGGAGTTTCCCTTTAAAAAAGATAAGAGGAATGAATGCTTTTGACCTCTTCAAATAGTTACAGGCTACCTAAAGAAATGTGGAAGGAAGAAACAGGTCAAGAGTGGCAAACAAATGATGGTCAATTTCTGATGATGTTGgtttatttgttttaaagGTTTTtgcttattatataaaatacgTACCGCACCTGCTGTACATGCACCTGGCTAATAGATTACTATTAACTAACAAAGAAAAGTAAATTACAACTTacatttttataattttggTGTTTGTATTTTGTATTAAGATAGAATATATAGCGGAGAGATCCAGATTACAAAGTTAATGTTTGTCAGTAATCCTGacttattttttcttattggGATAACCCTGCTCCTGAATAAGCATAAAAGTAGTCCCCACTATAAGGGACAGAAACCCCATTGCCCAATAAGGAATCGATAAAGTCACAAATTCTTCCCACTGCATTTTGGTATTAAATATAGCTATGAAACAAATCAGTCCTCTAACGATATAGGTTATTGCTGTAATAATCATCATGACGGTTTGTATCAGATTTGGGTGACATCCCTCTcctaataaaaatgaatcaGTATCCAT
Above is a genomic segment from Naumovozyma dairenensis CBS 421 chromosome 6, complete genome containing:
- the ERG11 gene encoding sterol 14-demethylase (similar to Saccharomyces cerevisiae ERG11 (YHR007C); ancestral locus Anc_5.588); translated protein: MSDPIQETVTSIVSEVVEAASEITSSIVNTATAAATQVASEILNEKTNQSSSSLVVQLFNCLEFAISYFLSLPLFHKISIIFITPFLYSITWQLLYSMRKDRPPMVFYWIPWVGSAVTYGQRPYDFFADAQKKHGDIFSFLLLGKVMTVYLGPKGHEFIFNAKLADVSAEEAYSHLTTPVFGKGVIYDVPNHRLMDQKKFVKGALSKEAFKTYVPLFKEEILKYFKDSKNFDYNNKEKTGEIDVMVTQPEMTIFTASRTLLGKEMREKLNTSFAGLYTDLDRGFTPINFVFPNLPFLAHYKKRDHAQRTISDTYLSLIKKRRAENDIQDRDLIDTLMKNSTYKDGVKMTDREIANLLIGVLMGGQHTSAATSAWVLLHLAERPDVQQELYDEQMRITENGTKELDYETLENMPLLNQTIKETLRLHHPLHSLFRKVIRDMQVPNTPYVIPKGYHVLVSPGYTHLQEHYFPEPTKFNIHRWDNDASSSYSNGDEIDYGFGAITKGVSSPYLPFGGGRHRCIGELYAYCQLDVIISEFIRHMKWRFAEKGQTVPISDFTSMVTLPTGPAKIIWEKRVPNEKV